Proteins encoded within one genomic window of Lysinibacillus sphaericus:
- a CDS encoding B12-binding domain-containing radical SAM protein, with protein sequence MNTILTTLNAKYIHTNLALRYLKCAALPEYNPTIAEYTIKDPAFNIVSDLFQKNPDIVGFSCYIWNIEETIHVIKMLKTVCPNVKILLGGPEVSYDVHHWLRRVEEIDFIVMGEGETSFKQLLRHLHGEIPLEDVPGICYLEDGKVRIHAQAPKIDLRELPSPFRFEEDLPHLGKRIQYIETSRGCPFSCQFCLSSIEVGVRYFNRESIKEDIRYLMNNGARTIKFVDRTFNISRSYAMEMFQFLIDEHKPGVVFQFEITADIMRPEVIQFLNDNAPKGLFRFEIGVQSTNDLTNTLVQRRQNFEKLKRTVTMVKDGGKIDQHLDLIAGLPEEDYASFRQTFNDVFAMRPEELQLGFLKLLRGTGLRLEAEKFGYTYVDLAPYEIFSNNALTFDDIVRIKHAEDVLEKYWNDHRMDYTIEYLVTEVFETPFDFFQNFGTYWETKGWSRIGQQLEDLFRRLLEFLETVEGANLQIIQSLMQLDYLKAQQFQPRKLWWNERPTELQQKALYTALRENPIIAGEEFAKFNLTEKELFKHTLIIPHYLDYQNFSNGKIVQKNGYLLTYFRHGQAPYFATIPTV encoded by the coding sequence ATGAATACTATTTTAACTACATTAAACGCAAAGTATATCCACACTAATTTGGCATTGCGTTATTTAAAATGTGCTGCTTTACCTGAATACAATCCAACCATTGCAGAATACACAATTAAAGACCCCGCTTTTAATATTGTATCAGATTTATTTCAAAAAAACCCTGATATTGTAGGATTTAGTTGCTATATTTGGAATATTGAAGAAACTATTCACGTTATTAAAATGTTAAAAACAGTTTGTCCTAATGTTAAAATTTTGCTCGGTGGGCCTGAAGTATCTTACGATGTCCATCATTGGTTAAGAAGAGTTGAAGAGATTGATTTTATTGTTATGGGCGAAGGAGAAACATCCTTTAAACAGCTACTACGCCATTTGCATGGCGAAATTCCATTAGAAGATGTTCCTGGAATTTGTTACTTAGAAGACGGAAAAGTTCGAATTCATGCGCAAGCACCTAAAATTGACTTACGTGAATTACCAAGTCCATTCCGTTTTGAAGAGGATCTTCCACATCTAGGAAAGCGAATTCAATATATTGAGACGAGCAGAGGCTGTCCTTTTAGCTGTCAATTTTGCTTATCTTCTATTGAAGTAGGCGTGCGCTATTTCAATAGAGAAAGTATAAAGGAAGATATTCGATATCTTATGAATAATGGTGCCCGCACTATTAAATTTGTCGATCGTACATTCAATATTAGCCGTAGCTACGCAATGGAAATGTTCCAATTTTTAATCGATGAACATAAGCCAGGTGTTGTTTTCCAGTTTGAAATTACTGCTGATATAATGCGTCCTGAGGTCATTCAATTTTTAAATGACAACGCACCTAAAGGGCTTTTCCGCTTTGAAATAGGTGTCCAATCTACCAATGATTTAACAAACACGCTTGTACAACGCCGTCAAAACTTTGAAAAACTTAAACGAACAGTAACAATGGTCAAAGATGGCGGTAAGATTGATCAACATTTAGATTTAATTGCCGGTTTGCCAGAAGAAGACTATGCTAGCTTCCGTCAAACCTTTAATGATGTTTTCGCAATGCGACCAGAGGAATTACAACTTGGCTTCTTAAAGCTATTGCGCGGCACTGGTCTTCGTTTGGAGGCTGAAAAATTCGGTTACACCTATGTAGATTTAGCTCCATATGAAATCTTTTCGAATAATGCTTTAACCTTTGATGATATCGTTCGTATTAAACATGCAGAAGATGTTCTCGAAAAATATTGGAACGATCATCGTATGGATTACACCATTGAATACCTAGTTACTGAAGTATTCGAGACACCATTTGATTTCTTCCAAAACTTCGGCACTTATTGGGAAACAAAAGGCTGGTCCCGTATCGGACAGCAGTTAGAAGATTTATTCCGTCGTTTACTGGAATTTTTAGAAACAGTGGAAGGTGCTAATTTACAAATTATTCAAAGCTTAATGCAACTAGATTATTTAAAAGCACAACAATTCCAGCCACGTAAATTATGGTGGAATGAGCGGCCAACAGAATTACAACAAAAAGCACTATACACAGCTCTACGGGAAAATCCGATAATTGCTGGTGAAGAATTTGCTAAGTTTAATTTAACAGAGAAAGAATTATTCAAGCATACACTTATTATCCCGCATTACTTGGACTATCAAAATTTCTCGAATGGCAAAATTGTACAAAAAAATGGTTATCTTTTAACTTACTTCCGTCACGGACAAGCACCTTATTTTGCAACAATCCCTACTGTTTAA
- a CDS encoding PAS domain-containing sensor histidine kinase: MNCNEAAIKLFNLNLTYIGYITMDESSNIKWAKFVKELQCELRSEEIFNIQTNNNEFEKMVFKCFYDPNTEEIVAQLSTINNDRALKLYVSKEQEQSQSFSAYDHLPYAVIVSDASGIILGLNKYAEMYLKIEKSQLLHKAHQHIFDSFTMKNGQITTYLSKLMGDKHANIHVVDETQVSRTCYYEISSVFDEYNNIIVTVINDETEKKQLQHKVEHQEALNVVGQMAASIAHEIRNPLTSLKGFTELLKLNADEESRMYLSVIDSELQRMEQILSELLVLSKPTSMKVELINLDHIVRQVIEFMLPDALMKKIMIQYIPSVTEVYIGGNENRLKQVFINLIKNAMEAMNKGGTITVEMNVTDCTIVELMIKDEGSGMDNNTIQNLFQPFYTTKSTGTGLGLAFVKKVIEEHEGVIGVQSEVQKGTCFHMQFPVYTFNQLDTLDVSVKDSAYLVT, from the coding sequence TTGAATTGTAATGAGGCAGCTATTAAACTTTTTAATCTTAATTTAACGTATATTGGCTATATTACAATGGACGAGTCCTCAAATATAAAATGGGCTAAGTTTGTCAAAGAACTACAATGTGAGTTAAGATCTGAAGAAATATTTAATATTCAAACAAACAACAATGAATTTGAAAAGATGGTCTTTAAATGTTTCTATGATCCGAACACTGAAGAAATTGTCGCACAACTATCAACGATCAATAATGACAGAGCGCTTAAATTGTATGTTAGCAAGGAGCAGGAACAATCTCAATCCTTCAGTGCATATGATCATTTACCTTATGCTGTTATTGTGAGTGATGCAAGTGGGATTATTCTTGGTTTAAATAAATATGCCGAAATGTATTTAAAAATAGAAAAATCACAACTACTCCATAAAGCACATCAACATATATTTGATTCATTTACAATGAAGAATGGACAAATTACAACCTATCTTTCGAAATTGATGGGTGACAAACATGCCAATATTCATGTTGTGGACGAGACGCAAGTAAGTAGAACTTGCTACTACGAAATCTCAAGTGTTTTCGATGAGTATAATAATATTATCGTCACTGTCATTAATGATGAAACTGAGAAGAAGCAACTGCAACATAAAGTAGAGCATCAGGAAGCACTAAATGTGGTAGGTCAAATGGCAGCTAGTATCGCACATGAGATTCGTAATCCACTTACTTCTTTAAAAGGGTTTACAGAACTATTAAAGCTGAATGCAGATGAAGAGTCACGTATGTATTTATCTGTCATAGATAGTGAGTTACAGCGTATGGAGCAAATTTTATCGGAACTATTAGTATTGTCTAAGCCAACAAGTATGAAGGTAGAGTTAATCAACTTAGATCATATTGTAAGACAGGTAATCGAATTTATGTTGCCGGATGCATTAATGAAAAAAATTATGATTCAATATATACCGTCAGTGACAGAAGTATATATCGGCGGCAATGAAAATCGTTTAAAGCAAGTATTTATAAATCTTATTAAAAATGCTATGGAAGCAATGAACAAAGGCGGCACAATTACGGTAGAAATGAATGTGACAGACTGTACGATTGTCGAATTAATGATAAAAGATGAAGGCAGTGGAATGGATAATAATACAATCCAAAATCTATTCCAACCTTTTTACACGACGAAATCAACAGGGACAGGACTGGGCCTTGCTTTCGTGAAAAAGGTAATCGAAGAGCATGAAGGTGTAATTGGTGTTCAAAGTGAAGTACAAAAAGGGACATGCTTCCATATGCAGTTTCCAGTGTACACATTCAATCAGTTGGATACTTTAGATGTTTCTGTGAAGGATTCTGCTTATTTAGTTACCTAA
- a CDS encoding DUF3231 family protein — protein MGILSGNPKDEPLHYGEVFSVWTNLAADYGLIAGYQTFYNHTGDEDLRKIIEDIIQVLRDEVKQLEKILKTNGVGLPPAPPERPVARLEDIPPGARVNDPEISAALSADLAAGLVACSQAMGMSTREDIAMMYGQFHMSKAQLGAKLLRLNKNKGWLVPPPLHVNYPEKD, from the coding sequence ATGGGAATACTTAGTGGCAATCCAAAAGATGAGCCGTTACATTATGGTGAGGTTTTTAGCGTTTGGACGAATTTAGCGGCTGATTACGGCTTAATTGCAGGCTATCAAACATTTTACAATCACACAGGAGATGAAGATCTTCGCAAAATTATTGAAGATATTATCCAAGTATTACGAGACGAAGTAAAACAGTTAGAAAAAATATTGAAAACAAACGGTGTTGGGTTACCCCCTGCTCCACCTGAGCGACCTGTTGCAAGATTAGAGGATATCCCTCCTGGTGCGAGAGTAAATGACCCTGAAATTAGTGCAGCGTTATCAGCGGATTTAGCTGCTGGCTTAGTTGCTTGTAGTCAAGCAATGGGCATGTCAACTAGGGAAGACATTGCCATGATGTACGGACAATTCCATATGAGTAAAGCCCAACTAGGTGCTAAACTGTTACGTTTAAACAAAAATAAAGGATGGCTTGTTCCACCGCCACTACATGTTAACTATCCAGAAAAAGATTAA
- a CDS encoding DoxX family protein, with amino-acid sequence MQNIGSTILRVVLGIIFAVHGFQKFQGGISYTADFFDSLGIPGFMAYVVAIIELVGGAAIILGFATRIFGALLTITMIVAIFTAKLSIGFIGANGLAGYEFDLALGAIALYFALAGASSFSLDSQLFNKE; translated from the coding sequence ATGCAAAATATTGGTTCAACTATTTTACGTGTCGTTCTCGGCATTATTTTTGCAGTTCATGGTTTCCAAAAATTCCAAGGCGGCATTAGCTATACGGCTGACTTCTTTGATAGTCTCGGTATTCCAGGCTTTATGGCGTATGTCGTTGCGATTATTGAATTAGTCGGTGGAGCTGCTATTATTTTAGGTTTCGCAACAAGAATCTTCGGTGCTTTATTGACCATTACAATGATTGTTGCTATCTTTACAGCAAAACTTAGCATTGGTTTTATCGGCGCTAATGGTTTGGCTGGCTATGAGTTTGACTTAGCTTTAGGTGCGATAGCACTTTACTTTGCCCTTGCTGGAGCTTCTAGCTTCTCATTAGATTCTCAACTTTTTAATAAAGAGTAG
- a CDS encoding TrkH family potassium uptake protein — translation MPWKKSSNRQITPFQALVSYYFIAIAISFLLLRLPGVHRAGVEVSFLDSLFTAVSAVSVTGLTTFNISETYTTFGLVMVLVILQLGAIGIMSLGTFVWLLVGKKIGMRERQLIMIDHNQYNLSGVVQLIREILKILIGIELAGAIILTAHFMNYFDTFEEALIHGVFAAVSATTNGGFDITGMSLLPFHNDYFVQLITMVLIVLGAIGFPVLIEVKSFLLNRHANFRFSLFTKITTTTYAILFIVGALVILLLESFHSFKGMVWHEAIFSAMFHSISTRSAGLTTYDVTSFSEATDIFMSFLMFIGSSPSSVGGGIRTTTFAIAILFLIMFARGKEDIQIFGREIHLIDVFRSFVVILLACFMVLIATIILLITEPHATLIQIIFEITSAFGTCGMSLGITSDLSVVGKIIIIILMFIGRVGLISFLYSVGGGGRGKKSKYHYPKERVIIG, via the coding sequence GTGCCTTGGAAAAAATCATCGAATAGACAAATCACACCGTTTCAGGCACTTGTGTCTTATTATTTCATAGCAATAGCAATTTCCTTCCTATTGTTACGACTCCCTGGTGTCCATCGAGCGGGTGTGGAAGTGTCCTTTTTAGATAGTTTATTTACGGCAGTCAGTGCTGTTAGTGTGACTGGTTTAACAACTTTCAATATTTCCGAGACCTATACAACATTTGGACTGGTTATGGTACTTGTGATTTTACAGCTCGGGGCTATCGGTATTATGTCGCTAGGTACCTTTGTTTGGTTGCTTGTCGGCAAAAAAATCGGTATGCGCGAACGGCAGTTGATTATGATTGATCATAATCAATATAATCTATCGGGTGTTGTCCAGTTAATACGAGAAATATTGAAAATCTTAATTGGCATTGAATTGGCAGGGGCCATTATTTTAACGGCTCATTTTATGAATTATTTTGATACATTTGAAGAAGCTCTTATACATGGTGTTTTTGCTGCTGTTTCTGCCACTACGAATGGTGGCTTTGATATTACTGGGATGAGTTTATTGCCATTCCATAATGATTATTTTGTGCAGCTCATAACAATGGTATTAATTGTACTTGGAGCAATTGGCTTCCCAGTGCTGATTGAAGTAAAATCATTTTTGCTTAATCGACATGCCAATTTCCGCTTTAGTCTTTTTACCAAAATAACGACGACTACTTATGCAATTTTATTTATAGTTGGAGCTCTCGTTATTTTACTACTTGAGTCATTTCACTCCTTTAAAGGGATGGTTTGGCATGAGGCAATCTTTTCAGCTATGTTCCATTCCATATCTACGCGTTCAGCGGGACTTACAACATACGATGTAACATCCTTTAGTGAAGCAACCGATATTTTCATGAGTTTTTTAATGTTTATTGGTTCATCCCCAAGCTCTGTAGGTGGCGGGATAAGAACGACCACTTTCGCTATTGCCATATTATTTTTAATAATGTTTGCACGCGGAAAAGAGGATATTCAAATTTTTGGAAGGGAAATCCATTTGATAGATGTCTTCCGCTCGTTTGTCGTTATCCTATTGGCTTGTTTTATGGTGTTAATCGCCACAATTATATTACTGATTACGGAACCGCACGCGACACTTATACAAATTATTTTTGAAATAACATCTGCGTTCGGAACATGCGGTATGTCTCTAGGGATTACGTCAGACTTATCAGTAGTTGGTAAAATCATCATTATTATCTTAATGTTTATAGGGCGAGTGGGCTTAATATCATTCTTGTATTCAGTAGGTGGTGGAGGTAGAGGGAAAAAATCTAAATACCACTATCCAAAGGAACGAGTAATTATTGGGTAA
- a CDS encoding CPBP family intramembrane glutamic endopeptidase, with amino-acid sequence MLTNSKQTIILLLSLLFVYGMLAFTFANPAVFWYLYAFTLLVCIAIAILSGTIEDQLPTWKFLIFGIGYGTIAYGIIRFGYWLAPFINDRLVGSVQKFLTVYGPQNIWHYIFLVFIVAIGEELFWRGYVQQQLKRFMRPVLAVIVTAILCAISIAFSGFKLGIIAALVTSLIWGFIYEWRKSMPLVIVAHVVFVLLLFLVLPLTS; translated from the coding sequence ATGCTTACAAATTCGAAACAAACAATAATACTTCTCCTTTCTTTATTATTCGTTTATGGCATGCTTGCTTTTACATTTGCTAATCCTGCTGTATTTTGGTACTTGTATGCATTTACCCTGCTCGTATGTATAGCTATCGCTATTCTATCAGGTACAATCGAAGATCAATTGCCTACGTGGAAATTTCTGATTTTCGGCATCGGATACGGTACAATCGCATATGGCATTATACGTTTTGGTTATTGGCTCGCACCATTTATAAATGATCGGCTAGTAGGATCCGTACAAAAGTTTTTAACAGTTTACGGTCCACAAAATATATGGCACTATATTTTCCTTGTTTTCATTGTAGCCATTGGTGAAGAACTATTTTGGCGTGGCTACGTACAACAACAATTAAAACGTTTTATGCGCCCTGTTTTAGCAGTTATTGTAACAGCAATTTTATGTGCCATTTCGATTGCATTTAGCGGTTTTAAGCTTGGTATCATCGCAGCTCTTGTAACAAGCCTGATTTGGGGCTTTATCTATGAATGGCGCAAGAGTATGCCTTTAGTTATTGTAGCCCATGTTGTTTTTGTTTTATTATTGTTTTTAGTGTTACCTTTAACATCATAA
- a CDS encoding NAD(P)-dependent oxidoreductase — MGKERIAFIGTGVMGASIVKHLLQNGHEVTVYTRTKEKAEPLIALGASWASSPAEAFKEKDIALTMVGYPADVEEVYFGENGLFQTAKAGNIVIDMTTSEPTLAKKIYAHAQTLGIEALDAPVSGGDVGAQNGTLSIMVGGDQMTFNRAVPVLQQFGANIVYQGEAGAGQHAKMCNQIVIASGMIGVCESLAYGLKAGLDLSTVLQSISSGAAGSWSLSNLAPRMIKEDYAPGFYIKHFVKDMKIALDESKKMGISLPGLALAYEMYEKLIEAGYGENGTQALLTYYK, encoded by the coding sequence ATGGGAAAAGAGCGTATTGCATTTATCGGCACAGGTGTTATGGGTGCTAGTATTGTTAAACACTTACTGCAAAATGGCCATGAGGTGACGGTTTATACCCGTACAAAAGAAAAAGCAGAGCCGTTAATCGCTTTAGGAGCAAGTTGGGCTAGCTCCCCTGCAGAGGCTTTTAAAGAGAAGGATATAGCGCTAACGATGGTTGGTTATCCAGCAGATGTCGAGGAAGTTTACTTCGGTGAAAATGGCTTATTCCAAACTGCCAAGGCAGGTAATATTGTCATTGATATGACAACATCTGAACCAACTTTAGCGAAGAAAATATATGCGCATGCACAGACGTTAGGGATAGAAGCATTAGATGCTCCCGTATCTGGTGGAGATGTTGGGGCGCAAAACGGTACCTTGTCTATTATGGTAGGTGGTGACCAAATGACCTTTAATCGAGCTGTTCCAGTGTTGCAACAATTTGGTGCAAATATCGTGTATCAGGGAGAAGCAGGTGCCGGACAGCATGCAAAAATGTGCAATCAAATTGTCATTGCATCTGGCATGATTGGTGTGTGTGAGTCACTTGCCTATGGCTTAAAAGCTGGACTCGATTTATCTACTGTATTACAATCCATCTCTTCTGGTGCGGCAGGGTCTTGGTCTTTAAGTAATTTAGCACCACGTATGATTAAAGAAGACTATGCGCCAGGTTTTTATATTAAGCATTTCGTGAAGGATATGAAAATCGCTTTAGATGAATCAAAGAAAATGGGTATTTCTTTACCAGGGCTAGCATTAGCATATGAAATGTATGAAAAGCTGATCGAAGCAGGTTATGGTGAAAATGGTACGCAGGCTCTGCTAACGTATTATAAATAG
- a CDS encoding chemotaxis protein produces MEHKGILLESGTNELEIVEFEVANNKFGINVIKVKEIIQPIPVTFIPHAHPHVEGIIQLRGEVLPVVDMLRVLGIQSTERNPQQKYIVAEFNKQRVVFHVDNVTQIHRISWDQIEKPSDMYQGGTSQVIGVIKQNEQMILLLDFEKIMVDINPESGINVESVKKLGKRERSEKRILIAEDSPLLRKLLFDTMKEAGYENVEFFENGRDAYEYLDSLAKSGNNVTEHIQLVVTDIEMPQMDGHHLTRKIKEHPDLQKLPVIIFSSLITDDLRHKGDQVGAEDQISKPEIAELILRVDQLIL; encoded by the coding sequence TTGGAACATAAGGGCATATTATTAGAAAGTGGCACAAATGAGCTAGAAATCGTTGAATTTGAAGTAGCTAACAATAAATTTGGTATTAATGTTATTAAAGTAAAAGAAATTATTCAACCTATTCCAGTAACGTTTATTCCACACGCGCACCCGCATGTAGAGGGAATTATTCAATTAAGAGGCGAGGTATTACCGGTAGTAGATATGCTACGAGTACTAGGAATACAAAGCACAGAACGTAATCCGCAACAAAAATATATTGTTGCTGAGTTTAATAAACAACGAGTTGTTTTCCATGTCGATAATGTGACACAAATTCACCGTATTTCATGGGATCAAATCGAAAAGCCTTCTGATATGTATCAGGGTGGGACTTCACAAGTAATCGGTGTTATTAAGCAAAATGAGCAAATGATTTTATTGCTAGATTTTGAGAAAATCATGGTTGATATTAACCCTGAATCGGGTATTAATGTAGAGTCCGTGAAAAAGCTTGGTAAACGTGAACGTTCTGAAAAACGCATTTTAATTGCTGAAGATTCACCATTATTACGTAAATTATTATTTGATACGATGAAGGAAGCCGGTTATGAGAATGTAGAGTTCTTTGAAAATGGTCGTGATGCTTATGAATATTTAGATTCATTAGCGAAAAGTGGCAATAATGTTACAGAGCACATTCAATTAGTTGTAACAGATATTGAAATGCCACAAATGGATGGTCACCATCTTACACGAAAAATTAAAGAGCATCCTGATTTACAAAAGCTGCCGGTCATTATTTTCTCTAGTTTAATTACTGATGATCTTCGCCATAAAGGTGATCAAGTAGGTGCTGAGGACCAAATTAGTAAACCTGAAATTGCCGAACTAATTTTACGTGTCGATCAACTTATTTTATAA
- a CDS encoding MFS transporter — translation MKKGTAIDVQHRNQLAIYLSLPILSWAFYDFANTIFSSNINTIFFPFYMDEALGTNEVMQQVASTFISYANAIASFFLVVFSPLFGVWIDQTGYKKRFIVWFASISILFTFMMGIFANLQTTINYSGVPLSLFLVVASFVIAKFFFNSSLVFYDSMMSDLGTKEEMPLISGYGVAIGYLGTLFGLLVYLYVGSSDFHRAFIPTAILYLLFSLPLFFINKDTPIPKEQRKTTHFFEGYKEIISTFKDMKQYKAIFTFMIAYFFLNDAIATTIAMMAVYATTIVGFTSGQFIILYLVSTVSTIIGSLAFGYITKAIGAKRAITIVAFIMIIALTFAVFATEQWMFWIAGSMFGISLGSMWVTSRTYIIALSPDNKRGQFFGLFAFSGKVSSIIGPAVYGTVTLWMKDYGTLASRVALSTLILMTVIGLLVHLKVNDKNGNTK, via the coding sequence ATGAAGAAGGGTACAGCGATAGACGTACAACATCGAAATCAGTTAGCCATATATTTATCTTTGCCAATACTATCATGGGCATTTTACGATTTTGCTAATACGATATTTTCGTCAAATATTAATACAATATTTTTTCCATTTTATATGGATGAAGCTTTAGGTACGAATGAGGTAATGCAACAGGTAGCAAGTACATTTATTTCGTATGCCAATGCCATAGCCAGTTTTTTCTTAGTAGTCTTTTCACCACTTTTTGGTGTCTGGATTGACCAAACGGGCTATAAAAAGAGATTTATAGTTTGGTTTGCATCAATATCTATTCTATTTACCTTTATGATGGGGATTTTTGCAAATTTACAGACGACAATCAATTACTCAGGTGTACCTCTTAGCTTATTTTTAGTTGTTGCAAGTTTTGTGATAGCGAAGTTTTTCTTTAATTCGAGTCTCGTATTCTATGATTCGATGATGAGTGATTTAGGAACAAAAGAAGAAATGCCTCTTATTTCCGGTTATGGTGTAGCAATTGGTTATTTAGGCACACTTTTTGGATTGCTTGTTTATTTATATGTAGGAAGCAGTGATTTCCATCGCGCTTTTATACCAACGGCGATTTTGTATTTATTATTTTCATTGCCTTTATTTTTCATTAATAAAGATACACCGATCCCAAAAGAGCAACGTAAGACAACTCATTTTTTTGAAGGCTATAAGGAAATTATTAGTACATTTAAGGATATGAAGCAGTATAAGGCAATCTTTACTTTTATGATTGCGTACTTCTTTTTAAATGATGCGATTGCCACGACCATTGCGATGATGGCGGTATATGCCACAACCATTGTCGGGTTTACTTCAGGTCAATTTATCATCCTATATTTAGTATCCACCGTATCGACAATTATTGGTTCACTGGCATTTGGCTATATTACAAAAGCAATTGGAGCGAAGAGAGCGATTACCATTGTTGCTTTTATCATGATTATCGCTTTAACATTTGCTGTCTTTGCAACCGAGCAATGGATGTTTTGGATTGCAGGTAGTATGTTCGGTATTTCATTAGGTTCTATGTGGGTGACATCGAGAACATATATTATTGCGCTATCCCCAGATAACAAGAGAGGCCAGTTCTTTGGGTTATTTGCTTTTTCTGGGAAAGTTTCGTCAATAATAGGCCCCGCAGTTTATGGAACTGTCACATTATGGATGAAGGATTATGGTACTTTAGCAAGTCGAGTAGCATTATCAACATTAATATTAATGACAGTAATTGGTCTATTGGTGCATCTAAAAGTTAATGATAAAAATGGAAATACCAAGTAG
- a CDS encoding YkvS family protein: MKIAEVGNIIEFKNGLQGIVEKVNENSVIVDLTYMENFDSLEIEEKTVVNHKRYKILYASEA; this comes from the coding sequence GTGAAAATAGCTGAAGTTGGAAATATTATCGAGTTTAAAAATGGTTTGCAAGGCATTGTTGAAAAAGTAAATGAAAATTCGGTGATCGTTGATTTAACATATATGGAGAATTTTGATTCCCTTGAAATTGAAGAAAAAACGGTCGTCAACCATAAACGTTACAAAATCTTATACGCAAGTGAAGCTTAA
- a CDS encoding aspartyl-phosphate phosphatase Spo0E family protein — MVNLLLKQMEQTREMMIRSGVENGLQNAKTIQLSRRLDQLMNTYYRQTTLEEEDQDDLFQYSE; from the coding sequence ATGGTCAATCTACTCTTGAAACAAATGGAACAAACTCGTGAGATGATGATTCGCTCTGGTGTGGAAAACGGGTTACAGAATGCAAAAACCATTCAACTGAGTCGCAGACTAGATCAGTTAATGAATACTTATTATAGACAGACAACGTTAGAAGAAGAAGATCAGGATGATTTGTTTCAGTATTCAGAGTAA
- a CDS encoding MarR family winged helix-turn-helix transcriptional regulator, with product MTSEDLKQTLKLYIVLSRAHKAINEMTNHFFQENGLNPTEFAVLELLYHKGRQPLQQIGNKILLASGSITYVIDKLEKRGYLLRVSCPSDRRVTYAEITAEGEAFMGELFPKHEQHLHELMSALSVEEKDVAIGLLKKLGLSIKDLSY from the coding sequence ATGACGTCAGAAGATTTAAAGCAAACTTTAAAATTATATATTGTATTATCCCGTGCCCATAAAGCAATTAATGAGATGACAAACCATTTTTTTCAAGAAAATGGCTTGAATCCTACTGAATTTGCAGTTTTAGAGCTCCTGTATCATAAAGGGAGACAACCATTGCAGCAAATCGGTAATAAAATATTACTTGCCAGTGGGTCTATTACGTATGTAATTGATAAGCTTGAAAAAAGAGGTTATCTTTTACGGGTTTCCTGTCCATCAGATCGTCGCGTTACCTATGCGGAAATTACAGCTGAAGGTGAGGCGTTTATGGGCGAGTTATTTCCAAAGCACGAACAACATTTACATGAATTGATGAGTGCATTATCCGTCGAGGAAAAGGATGTAGCGATTGGCTTATTAAAAAAATTAGGGCTATCCATTAAAGATTTGTCTTATTAA